GCAGAGCATTGCCCCCACACAGAGAGGCCTCACAGCCTAAGCAGCGGTAGGAGCCGCtactgtcaccagtggggacacATGTCACAAACTCTTGCAGGTTCACCACAGATTGGCCAAAGTAGCAGAGGGACTTCACATGGCTAATAGCCGCCTCCTCGCTGCTGAAGCTCAGCTCACACTTCCGGCAGACCAACTTGTACTGCACCTTTGGGACTATAAGTGGGTCCAAGAGACAGTCTGCACCTTGGTTTTCCACTTCTTGCTGTTCTGGGGGTTTGTTGGAGTGAGATACCTCAAGGGCTGCAGGATTCTGTTCTTCCATCTTTGGAGAGTCTTTGGCAGGGTCTTTGTCAGAGGGAGAAACAATAGAAGTTGTTTGTGTTTGGCTTGTCTTGGGCTGTTGCTGATGCAgtctatgatgatgatgatgatgatgatgatgctgctgctgctgctgctgtttttgcTGCTGCATTTGGAGTTGgcgttgctgctgctgtagggcTTCTTGTAAGCTTTGCTGGTACTGCTGATATTGTTGAAGCAAAGAACTTGGTGAAAGCCCCATCAAAGCTTGAGAAATTGCTGGGTTATAAGGGAACAGACCTTCCATTCCATACATTGGCTGCAGGTAACCACCTGGCATGGTCCCTGGAATCTGAGCACTGTAGTAGGGAGAAAAGCCAGGAACAAAGTAAGGAAGAAACTGACTCGTGAGCAAAGCAGAGGGATCCGACGTCAAGGCTGCTTGCAAAGCCTGCAGTTGGGATGGATCAACCACATACTCCATGCCTGGCATTGAGCTGGAAGTGGATGCTGGAGtgtcccctttttctttttttagtacTGGTAAGGGATCCCCTTTGCCTTTCCCCCTTTCCTTCTCTTTCAACTTCTCACCATCTTTTTCTTTCTGCAACTCGTGGGGTTGGGGAGTAGGTACTGGTAGAGTCTGTGAAGGGATAGTAGGGCTTAATGATTTGGGAGGCTGTTTATTTGGTTGTCCAGAAGTTGGGAGTCCAGGTGAAGGAACCGTGGTGTTGGATCCACCTATCACATTGGATTTTGGCGAACTTAAAgctgaaaatagaaaaaaaaaatacttaattgAATAGTTTTGGAGAAGAATATTAGTTAAGATTGCAGACAGATTTTAAATCTCATATTAGTATATGTTATAGCAACGTATAGAAGAAAAGGAGAATGGGGGGGCACTTACGAGTCAGAGTCTATTAAGTGGTACAGACTGTGTGTCTTTTATTAGGTGCAATAAAATTTCCATAGCGCAGGACGCTAGGATCCGCAGCGTGGTGCAGTGAACAGCTGCTTTCGCTACGAGGGCTGGTGCTTCTTCAGACCAAGGTCTGAAGAAGCACCAGCCCTTGGCGCAAAAGCAGCTGTTCACTGCACCACGCTGCGGATCCTAGCGTCCTGCGCTATGGAAATTTTATTGCACCTAATAAAAGACACACAGTCTGCACCGTTTAAGAGACTCCGACTTGTAAGTGCCCCCCCATTCTCCTTTTCTTCTCTCCTTTTCTTCTATATGTTGCTATTGGAAATGTTGGCAAGGGGTTGAGCACAGTGCGGTGACTCGCGGGTGTGTGTCACGAAGGGAAGCCGTTCACTTTGTCTAGGAAGGAAGAGAGCACCTTAGAATTTGTTCAGCAGTGCCGACCTCTGTGTCTTTTCTGGTTATTGGACTTAGTATAGGTTTTACATTCCTTATCTGTTTTCATCAATAATAGCAGATGACCAATAAACACATGCAGTAGTTTTAAACACATCTATCTCTCTTTTTGAAAACAAAAATGTGGACAGCTTTTACAACCTTATGTAAAGGTACAACCCAAGGTCACCTAAAAGAATAGGTGTTTGGTGTTAAATACTGCTAACTACCTGGCAACCGGGTTCAATTGCCACAAGACAAGTGCAATAAATCTCACCACATACAgtcaaaaggaaaaaataaataaaaaacactataaCTAAAAACAAATAACTAAAGTAGATATGATTCAGGTAAATTATTTATCCTTCCAGGAAGTCACTGATTCAGGAGCTCAGACTGTTCAAAGAGGAATGTCGTCAAAGGGCTGTCTATTTATGCCATAGGGTACAAAGGCTCTGGCTGTTGACTGGTCCAGTCATAAATGTAGAATTCTACTgaccaaatataaaataaaaaacactgcaCATAATAGGATTATTTAGTACctattttcaaacaacaaatatttatttaaaaacaagTACAGTCTCTGCAGAACACCTAAAAAATGGTTGCACTTTACAAAATCTACTCAATATATACTCTATTCAACTTTAAGAAAACAAATTTAGCTTTTACTAAATATATTGACATAACTACAAAATTATGGATTGGGATTCTCATTTAAATACACTTTCTAGACTGATTGTATTTTAGCTAACACATTCTACAAATTATCTAAGCTAAAACATCCTTCAAAAAATATCCCAAAACATAAAATTTTGAAATAAACAAATATGACTATTGACTTGTCACCATTAAAACACTATTAGAATACTTTGTAATTGCCCACCTGTATTTGCAGGAGTAAATCCTGGCAAAGATGGGCTGTTGACACCGGGTAACAGTACTGGAGGAATACCTTGTAGAGTTGAGTATGGTGTTGGAAGATTGAGCGCTTGTATGGAAGGGTTATCAAACATACCCTGTTGTTGTGGAGTCAAACCCAGAACCTCATTGGCTTTTTTTATTCGATCTAACTCTTGTTGAGCCATTAGTTGGCGAACAGTGGCTGGATCAAAGTACTCTTTTTCCTTGTCCAACTGGCTTCCAATAGCTTCCTTAACTTTGGAAATATGTTGCTGGGAAAAGATATGATCACGCACAGACAGACGTGCGCTATATTTAATACCACACAAAGTGCACTCTGTTTTGGGTCCCTCATAATTTGTTTGGTTAATTCCGAAGTGCTTGGCCATACTTAGTTTGGCCTTCTTTTCTTTTGCTCGGGCATTTTGAAACCACACTTGAACAACTCTCTTTGGCAGTCCGATATCACTGCCTAGAACTTCACACTCCAACATGGTTGGTGTTCTATAATCATTAAAACAGGATTTAAGTACTTTTAGCTGAAGATTTGTCATTTGTGTTCGAAACCTCTTTTGACCAGGCCGGTCTCCACTGTCCCCTGACTTGCCAGCTGAACCACTTGCCCCTGGGCTAGGAGAACAAGGATCTGCGAGACTCGAAGTTTCACTATAATCAATTATACCTTCATTCTCATACTCTTTGCTGTACAAGCTTGCAGAAGGACTGACCAATCCAGAAGACAGTTGGTCCTCATACTCTGACATTGACAACATGGTAGATTTTGGCAAGCCTTCACTTGTAACAGATGCAGATTTGTTGTCAGCTAAGATGCCTGTTGTACTGTCATTGTCAGCATTTCCTTCATCTCCTGTTGTGGTGTCAGTTATAGCAGTATTCACTGAGGAGCAGTCATCATTGTCTAACTTATTCTGATCAAAGCCTAAATTGACAGATGACATGGAAGGGCTCTCAAAATCTTCCATGCCTTCAACTTTAATGGATGAGGGGCTAAGCAGTGTACGAGGTGAAAGATCCATGGATTTGCTCACAGGGGAAAGGGAAATACATTGCCCATCATTGCTGCCATGTGGCAAATTATGAAATGTATTACTGTCAAAAAGATCTCCTTTCATATGTATTCCGCCATCACAATCAACAAGCATTGCTGATAAATTCATATTATAGCCAGCACGTTTTGCCTCATGCCAGTGCCTGGACCGTATGTGAGCTTCCAGCGCAGTTTTTGCCTTAAATAAAGCTCTGCAAAATGGGCAACGTCTGTGCGCCTGTGCTGGGCCAACAGCTCTAAACTGACCCTTTCTTTCCCTTGCGCGTGTATTTTGAAACCATACCTGAACCACCCTCTTCTTCAAACCTACTTCATGGGCAATGTGATCCAGCATTTTACGTGTAGGATTAGAATCTAGCAAGTATTTCTGGTACAAAATCTCCAATTGCTCTGGTGTAATTGTGGTTCTTAATCGCTTGTCCCTTTGAGGTTCATCTCCGCCTGTCCCACTATCATTCTCTCCTGGACTTGCACTAGCTTTTTCTTCCAGCTTTCTTTTAAGAGAGTTCATTGTGGAGGATGGTGTTGAAGGAGAAGTTGCTGAACCAGGTGGCATTTGTGAAAGCCCACCAGAAAGAAGTTGTCCTGCTAAAAGTGGATTACTGGGGTCAAAAAGCATAAAGGACATATCCATTGGTCGATCTAAAAATTGAGGATGAATAAATTGATTTTGAGCACTAAGAAAATGGAGCTGCTGGTGTTCTTGCCAATGCTCAAATGAAGGGAAAGCAAGCTTGCATTGATCACACTGGTATGGAATTAACTGATGCTGCAAATTGGGCAACTGTTGTGGAGTTGACGAATGAAGGGGCTTCATAGGATGATGAGAGATCTGCACCGTATTTGGACTTGATTGGGTTATGGAACAGTGTGAGGTTTGTGACTGTGTGGATGGAGATGAAATCGGTGGAAGTTTTTGTGGTGTTGCACTAGATTTTTGTTCagattgttcctgctgtggaggTTGAGACTGTGTGCTCTGAGGCTGCTGTGGCTCTTGCTTTGGTTGCTGTGGCTTTTCTTGAGTTTGGTTTTGCTGTGTTCTTGGAAATTCAAAATGCTTTGGTTTATCATCATAGATAGCTTCCGATTTCGAACtgtacattaaaggctcatcaatGTCCATCATATGTTGGGAAAAAGGTGTGCAGCTTGTATTTGTGGAAGTTGAGGCTGCAGTGCTAAAAGATTGAAAGGGCATAGGAGTACTACAAGATGAGCTTGATGGAGTCAGCAAATCAGTGGCATCCATGGAATCCTCATTTTGACTTTCATCATGCATATCTTCGTCTTCATCTTTATAGCATAATTTTTTCTGATGTTTAATAAGGTCAAAAATCCTCTGAAACACCaaactgcattttttacactggtaGTTTAAGTTGCTTGTACGGATATACCTGTCATTTGTCAGCTCACGCCTCTCTCCTTCCTTGCCATCTCCTTGGTTCTCATAGTTCTTTCGTGCTTTTTGACGAGCATTCTGGAACCAGACCACAATAACACGAGTAGGAAGGTTGAGCAAGTTCGAAAGTTGTTCAAATTCATCATCTTTTGGATAAGCATTGGCATCAAAAAAGTCTTGGAGAACACGAAGCTGGTAGTCTGTAAAGCGTGTTCTGGAAGACCTCTTATTTCCCCAGTATTCATGCTTTTGAGCCTCTGGAGAAGGAGGCCTTGAATCCATCTTCAGTTCTTCCAAGCTAGTAATAGGAGGATTATTAAAATTATAAGGGGAATCTTTGTTGCGCTGACGCTCCTTAAAAAGGGTATTTCTAAACCAGTGCTTAATAACTTTTTGGGGCAACCCAGATTTATCAGCCATTTCTTTAATTTGCTCCTCACTAGGGGAATTATTTATATCAAAATATTGCCTTAGAACTCTTAGTTGGTCATCAGTAATCCTGGTCCGTGGCCTTTTGTTTTGCTGCTGCAAAAGACTGGGATTTAACTGATGTTGATATAATTGGGCCAAATCTGCAGAAAGTGTGTCTACTGACCCCAACTGTGGTGGCAATTGAGCTGGCATTGACTGTATGGGCATAGTTTGCATCATGAGGGGTGAAAAGATTGGCAGTTCCATTGGCATCGAAAGTTGAGCTAACGACACTGATGGCTGTGCTGGTGAAATGCTGGGTGGGGTGAGAGGAGGTGCAGAGACTGGGACTGTTGGTGTGATAGCTGGTTGTGGAGTTGCTGgaggtggtggaggaggtggtggtggagggggtggaggaggaggtgggggTGCCTCTGGTGTTTGGGGCCTCAATGGATATAACTTATCATAGTGGTCTCTGTATTGCTTTGCAAATTGCTCTAGCTGCTTAAAGGGCAAATAGCGTTGGTGAACATGCTCCTGGTGGCTTTTTAGTATAAGTATATTGGAGAAGAGCTTTCCACATGAACTGCATTCCAATTTCTCTAAAAAATCAGTTTGTTCATTCTTCCCATTCTTTTTCTGTGCTTTCTGTTTGTTTTCATTGTACTGAATTACAAGTTCAAACCCAAAATTTTCAAGCAAGGCTTTGGTGGCATTCCCTCGTGCATCTGAAGCAATACGAGGCGGAAGCAAAAGAGTCTCTGAAGACGAACCAGTTGTAAAATCTCTCTTTTCTTTACACTTCAAAGAATCAGATACAGACTCACTTACTACTGCCATTTCATCTGCTCTCTCAGAcaactctttttctttctttagttCCTTCAAATTTTCTTTCACAGGTTTGTTCTTTTGTTCTGAAGATTGCAAAAGTGTGGAGTGAGTCTCAGACATACACATCTGGTTTTGCTGCTGTTGGAGGAGATGAGAATGGTGAGGATGAGTTTGTGAAAGCTGAAGTGGATTCTTCATGTCTTCCAGCAAACCGATATTACTTCCTGTCAAAGTTAGTGTGCCACTAGTCAGGGGCAAGCTCACTTCTGGGTTGAATTGGAAATCTGTACTAGGGATGTAGAAAGGAAACAGTAAGtgctgctgctgaagttgaagtAATGTCTCAGTGGTCATGGGGAAATGAGGAAGAAGAGTTGGGTTCAACAGTTGAGATTGTAATATGGCAGCTTGTTGTTGTAGCTCTTGCTGCAAATGGGCTTGAACCTGTGCCTGGGCCTGTGCCAGTGTTTGGgcttgctgttgttgctgctgtcgTGAAGATATCATGTCTGCTAATTTTTTTCGATTAACATTATGCTCAGGAGGGCAAGAGACGCCAGTTGTAATAAGGCTAGTAGTGCAAGGATTGGCTACTGGTTCAGTAGATGCTTGGCTTATGAAACTGGAGCTCACTGCAGGTGTAACTGTGGTTGTACAGGTTGAAATGGTGGTGACACTGCTACTGACAGGGTTTGGAGCTGCTGTGGAGGTTACAGATGTACAAGTACTGTTGGCACTTACTCCGCTGTTACTACCACTCGCTGCTTCTAGTTTTGCTGCTCGAGCCTTTGTTTGGTGCAAAACAGACCTCATATGAATTTCAAGTGTGGAGCTCTGACTGTATGCAACATTACATGTGTTACATTTAAATGGTTTGTTATCCGGGCTATTGGTGGGCTCAGGCTGCCCAGTTGTTGATTCTTGCAAGGCTCTCTTAAGTTTGTGCAGATGGGACACAGAATTGTAATGGACCAGCAAAATGTTCTTCTGGGTGAAAGACTCTTTGCATACTGTACACTTATATGGTCGGGATGGATCCAAAAATTTCTCCATTGTAAAATTTGGGCCCTTACGGAAAGGAAGCGCACGTTTGGGTTCAGAACCAGAATCCTCTTGCAAAGACCCTGAATCACTCCCCGTGGGACTCTGCTTATCTTCTAGATCACTTTCATCCTCCTTTTCATCATCTACTAGCATGCTCTGATCATCTGCCATTGAAGAATCTCCCACATTTGTAACGTCTCCATTTACTAAAAGCCCACTGTACAGCTGCTGAATGTCAGACTCGCTCAGCTCCAGATGGCTGGTTTCCAGATGCTTCTTAAGAGCTTGGAATGTGCGGAAGCTTCTCTGGCAAAGACAGCACATGGTGGCAGCACGGATCACGTGATATTGTGAATGCAACTGAAGTTT
The sequence above is a segment of the Hyla sarda isolate aHylSar1 chromosome 6, aHylSar1.hap1, whole genome shotgun sequence genome. Coding sequences within it:
- the ZFHX3 gene encoding zinc finger homeobox protein 3 isoform X2, which encodes MEGCDTSVIAGKDNGCSASQNQKWTELNSALHLDQTGSMEQHNMESRGSLESLSGLFNECAPESANPSGAISQSPSRAVCCNECSSSFPSLQDYMEHRCSGTRPSLTLKEESESGDSEEGEEESDVENLAGEIVYQPDGSAYIVESVNQLVHSGEACDSTPSEALLSLYKNSLPNATGKSEEGSSVGPSYPQIINTFHIASSFRKWFENSDKPFLDTSTLAGVSPVLHSFRVFDVRHKSNKDYLNSDGSAKSSCVSKDVPNNVDLSKYDGFVLYGKRKPILMCFLCKLSFGYVRSFVTHAVHDHRMTLSEDERKILSNKNISAIIQGIGKDKEPLVSFLEPKTKSFQHPLVSSANTTGPGNSFYGKFSGIRMEGEEALQASLALLKDNDTTSSGADQTQPDDVSQNNLLNLGGLTNSSFNTTINSVSLSSSGSCTTKPSSIKEPEMTEPEKHSMGVQEDISERMEGDDDDDEEELDEEEMEEEVDEEGEDCKALFLRGLEDDFVDRPQDESGVFAESSGKKDLALTNQSISNSNLMPNVSQPMARGTPSTCSSSFVVFDGANRRNHLSFNSDGVDASMVEGGRKLDFVDESANRDNATAPEPNESAEGDDGSFATHHQHADNPCELGLGECPSGSGVECPKCDTVLGSSRSLGGHMTMMHSRNSCKTLKCPKCNWHYKYQQTLEAHMKEKHPEPGGSCVYCKSGQPHPRLARGESYTCGYKPFRCEVCNYSTTTKGNLSIHMQSDKHLNNMQNLQNGGTDQVFSHNAGVAVAAATAAAASNINNSCGAPSPTKPKTKPTWRCEVCDYETNVARNLRIHMTSEKHMHNMMLLQQNMSQIQHNRHLGISSLPSPAEADLYHFYLAQNMNLKMDNPANESQYIMGGFQLDPTSPMPGMAPTVVGGEIPLDMRLGGGQLVSEELMNLGESFTQTNDPSLKLFQCAVCNRFTTDNLDMLGLHMGAERSLPEEEWKSVVGDCYQCNLCRYNTQLKANFQLHCKTDKHVQKYQLVAHIKEGGKANEWRLKCVAIGNPVHLKCNACDYYTNSLDKLRLHTVNARHEASLKLYKHLQQHESGVEGESSFYHCVLCSYSTKAKLNLIQHVRSMKHQRSESLRKLQRLQKGLPEEEEDLGQIFTIRTSSPPTESDDPTEDAEGSCEAAPDPEEAPKDQQEPEGATESNRGAASSVSSEKDLPDSVTTRLLSVTSTEPPLAKRLRGAEEKKNEQLYQCPYCKYSNSDVNRLRVHAMTQHSVQPMLRCPLCQDMLNNKIHLQLHLTHLHSVAPDCVDKLIVTVTSPEMLMPSSMFLPVSSPEREKAASVSENTEKISEPAEAVSKSAAVPEETELSAEQKAPASDSNSAREDSGFLCWKKGCNQVFKTSAALQTHFNEVHNKRPQLPVSDRHVYKYRCNQCSLAFKTIEKLQLHSQYHVIRAATMCCLCQRSFRTFQALKKHLETSHLELSESDIQQLYSGLLVNGDVTNVGDSSMADDQSMLVDDEKEDESDLEDKQSPTGSDSGSLQEDSGSEPKRALPFRKGPNFTMEKFLDPSRPYKCTVCKESFTQKNILLVHYNSVSHLHKLKRALQESTTGQPEPTNSPDNKPFKCNTCNVAYSQSSTLEIHMRSVLHQTKARAAKLEAASGSNSGVSANSTCTSVTSTAAPNPVSSSVTTISTCTTTVTPAVSSSFISQASTEPVANPCTTSLITTGVSCPPEHNVNRKKLADMISSRQQQQQQAQTLAQAQAQVQAHLQQELQQQAAILQSQLLNPTLLPHFPMTTETLLQLQQQHLLFPFYIPSTDFQFNPEVSLPLTSGTLTLTGSNIGLLEDMKNPLQLSQTHPHHSHLLQQQQNQMCMSETHSTLLQSSEQKNKPVKENLKELKKEKELSERADEMAVVSESVSDSLKCKEKRDFTTGSSSETLLLPPRIASDARGNATKALLENFGFELVIQYNENKQKAQKKNGKNEQTDFLEKLECSSCGKLFSNILILKSHQEHVHQRYLPFKQLEQFAKQYRDHYDKLYPLRPQTPEAPPPPPPPPPPPPPPPPPATPQPAITPTVPVSAPPLTPPSISPAQPSVSLAQLSMPMELPIFSPLMMQTMPIQSMPAQLPPQLGSVDTLSADLAQLYQHQLNPSLLQQQNKRPRTRITDDQLRVLRQYFDINNSPSEEQIKEMADKSGLPQKVIKHWFRNTLFKERQRNKDSPYNFNNPPITSLEELKMDSRPPSPEAQKHEYWGNKRSSRTRFTDYQLRVLQDFFDANAYPKDDEFEQLSNLLNLPTRVIVVWFQNARQKARKNYENQGDGKEGERRELTNDRYIRTSNLNYQCKKCSLVFQRIFDLIKHQKKLCYKDEDEDMHDESQNEDSMDATDLLTPSSSSCSTPMPFQSFSTAASTSTNTSCTPFSQHMMDIDEPLMYSSKSEAIYDDKPKHFEFPRTQQNQTQEKPQQPKQEPQQPQSTQSQPPQQEQSEQKSSATPQKLPPISSPSTQSQTSHCSITQSSPNTVQISHHPMKPLHSSTPQQLPNLQHQLIPYQCDQCKLAFPSFEHWQEHQQLHFLSAQNQFIHPQFLDRPMDMSFMLFDPSNPLLAGQLLSGGLSQMPPGSATSPSTPSSTMNSLKRKLEEKASASPGENDSGTGGDEPQRDKRLRTTITPEQLEILYQKYLLDSNPTRKMLDHIAHEVGLKKRVVQVWFQNTRARERKGQFRAVGPAQAHRRCPFCRALFKAKTALEAHIRSRHWHEAKRAGYNMNLSAMLVDCDGGIHMKGDLFDSNTFHNLPHGSNDGQCISLSPVSKSMDLSPRTLLSPSSIKVEGMEDFESPSMSSVNLGFDQNKLDNDDCSSVNTAITDTTTGDEGNADNDSTTGILADNKSASVTSEGLPKSTMLSMSEYEDQLSSGLVSPSASLYSKEYENEGIIDYSETSSLADPCSPSPGASGSAGKSGDSGDRPGQKRFRTQMTNLQLKVLKSCFNDYRTPTMLECEVLGSDIGLPKRVVQVWFQNARAKEKKAKLSMAKHFGINQTNYEGPKTECTLCGIKYSARLSVRDHIFSQQHISKVKEAIGSQLDKEKEYFDPATVRQLMAQQELDRIKKANEVLGLTPQQQGMFDNPSIQALNLPTPYSTLQGIPPVLLPGVNSPSLPGFTPANTALSSPKSNVIGGSNTTVPSPGLPTSGQPNKQPPKSLSPTIPSQTLPVPTPQPHELQKEKDGEKLKEKERGKGKGDPLPVLKKEKGDTPASTSSSMPGMEYVVDPSQLQALQAALTSDPSALLTSQFLPYFVPGFSPYYSAQIPGTMPGGYLQPMYGMEGLFPYNPAISQALMGLSPSSLLQQYQQYQQSLQEALQQQQRQLQMQQQKQQQQQQHHHHHHHHHRLHQQQPKTSQTQTTSIVSPSDKDPAKDSPKMEEQNPAALEVSHSNKPPEQQEVENQGADCLLDPLIVPKVQYKLVCRKCELSFSSEEAAISHVKSLCYFGQSVVNLQEFVTCVPTGDSSGSYRCLGCEASLCGGNALRQHLESPLHKHRTITRTARNAKEHPSLLPHSACFPNPDTASTSQSAADSKASLSPPSPSASPHASSKTWTHSTPRKPPPLPTFSSSSTVTSSPCSTSGVATSFPTDGFSEESDSDLSQKSDRVGSPVNAPENPSCHDDGSRTAVGVGSLRL